Sequence from the Maridesulfovibrio ferrireducens genome:
AGCTAAAATGGGTGGCAGTTTGCACGCATTAGAGAGATACATAAAACTTTGTGAAAGTGTAGCTAATCAGTATAATTTAGCACTAATAGACTTCAATGAAATTAAGAAATATTCAATAGAATTCAGGTAGGATAAATGTCACTAGCACAAGAGAAAACAATAAAAAACTATATTTATCAGATGCGAACAGCATTTTCACTTCAGGAAGTTCATGAGAATACAGATGTTCCTAAGACTTCAGCATTTCGGATATTACATAAACTGTTGGAGAATGGAGAGCTTGAAAAGACAGGTGCTTCTGTTAGTCCACAGAGGTATAGGGCGGTGTTAAGAGCCCCTAAATCCCCTAAAGGGGACTTTGATAAGAGGGCGGAGAGAATCTCCACCGTCCGACAAGAAGAGGTTGAGGAAAAGGCTGAGAAATTGGGTGTTTCTACCAGGACTGTTTATCGGATAGAAAGAAGAGGATATGTTAAAGCTCCAGAGTGTGAAAAAAGTAATAAGCCAGATAGATATCTTCATCTTGATGAAGTGGTAGAACTTGTCAGGGGAAAGGGTTTATTTACTGCTTCTGAAGTAGTTGAGGCTATGGACTGTAGACTAGAACAAGCTATTGGAGCTTTGGATACTCTTGTCTCGATGGGCAAAATTGAGAAGAAAACGCATGAACAATTTGCAGTTAGATATCAATATGTTGAAAATAGGAGGATATCATGAGAACATCAGTAAAGGACAAGGGTTTATCATCCAAGCAAATAGCCTATATGAAAACGCTAAGAATACAAATCATGATTACTGCCAAAAGAACCCACGGTTGGGACTCTGTTGAGTTTCATGATGTTCTTGAGAGCTGGGGTTTTGGCAGATCATTAAGACTACTCACAATACAGCAATTACAGACAGTCTTGGGTATTGTAAGAGGCGAATATTCTCCTGATGCTCCAGACGAGCTCAAGAGACAACTGGAAAAATACTCAATCGGATATCTTGATAAGCAAGGACGATATGCTTGGCACCTGATGAAGGAGATTGGTTGGGATTGGTTCCGGGTCCAGAAGTATATGGTTAAGAAGTATCATACCACTCATTGGAATGTGCTTAATGATGAGCAGAAAAGAGGAATGATAGCGATGTTGAAGTATTACTTGAAGAAAGAGAGTGTAGCCACCGAAAACACTGAAAACACCGAGAAGAGAGTAGAGAAATGAAGACTTTCACACGAATTAACACGAATTTAAGACAAATTAACACGAATTAAGAAGGAGAAAACAATGAGTAGAGAATTATTTGGAAGAAGCGAATTTAATGGCGGAGAGAATCTCCACCGTCCGACAGAAGAGATGATGACACCAGAAGAGAGATTTAAGGCTGTTGAAGTAATGAAAGGCAGGTTAGAAGAAGACTTTATTAGCCTGGGAGAGATACTTTCTGAGATAAAGAGCAAACGCATATTCAAGATTAAAGGTTATAAAAACTTCAGAGATTTTGTAGAGATTGAGCATAACCTGTCAATTGGAGTGTGTAACAAGTTAGTTAAGATTTATGACTACTATGTAAAAGCTCTAAATATTGATTTTGAAACAGTTAAAGAGATTGGTTTGGATAGATTAAACACTATTCACCCTTTGATTAAAGATGCGGATTATGTGGTCCAGGAGGAGTGGTTAAAACAAGCTGAAGAACTATCACAACAAGAGCTTAGTGAGAAGGTAAAAGAGATAAGAGTTAAGGAAAAAGAGAATTCTAAGACCTTGAAAGATGTGTTTGTAGAGCAGTTTATGGATAACATGAAAGGTTACTTTAATTGTTCCGGGAAAGATCTTAACTATAAATTAGCTCTCTACTTCCAGGATATGGAATTAGATAAGGTTAATGAGGTGATAAGAGATAAGCAGAGAAGATTTGAAGAGGAAATTGAAGAGTCTCACACGAAGGCACGAAAACACGAAGAAGAAACCACCCCGCCTTCTTCGAAGGCACCCCTCCAAAGAGGGGAATTAAAGGCCCTTAACACAGAGGACACTTTTCCTAAGGGGAGTTTCGTAGAGATTTTAAGAAGGAGAAAATGATGAGAGATGATGATATAAAAAGAGTTAATCAGAGAGCCAGGCAGATATGGACAGTTGATTATAGAGGTGGTGATGGAGAGTCTGCTTCTGTTGATATTATAGCTACTTCTTATGAAGTTGTTAATCAGTGGATTATGAGGCATACCTGGTGTAACACAGTTACTCATGTAGGTTTAACTAAGACAATAACAGAGATTGGAGGTTAGTTTATGAAAGAAAGCACTCCAGTTGTCGGAAGTCGCTACTCCGTGAGCAACTCCCGTCATTAAGAAGAAGACAGTTGTCGGAAGTCGCTACTCCGTGAGCAACTCCCGTCATTAAGAAGAAGACAGTTGTCGGAAGTCGCTACTCCGTGAGCAACTCCCGTCATTAGATAGATAAAAAAAGGAGTAAAGAATGGCAGAAGTAATAGTTGATGGAAGAACTAAATTATGGATAAATCCTGATGGCTATGAAGTACCAATCAGGTATATAGATAAAGATGATCAGAATAGAGACAAGCTGGTAACTGAAGTCTTTAGTGATGTTGATAAGCTGGTAAGTGATTTAACTTCATTCAAAAGCAAACTGGCAAAAATGGTGGATGATTACTTAGATTCATTAGCTCATAAACATAATGAGAAGTGGAAAGGCAATGCCGTGATTATGGACTTTGCTGAGAAATATAGAATTGATGTGAGTATTAGTGATAAAATTAGCTTCGATAATAAGCTACAGATTGCTAAATCTAAGATTGATACTTATATAAAAAGCTTAGTGAAGAATGCAGGCAAAGAGATTGTGATGCTGATAAATAAAGCCTTTAATGTAGATAAGAAGGGCAATGTTGATGTTAAACAGATTCTATCCCTTAGAACATTGAAAATCGAACACCTGGAATGGCAAGAAGCAATGGATCTAATTTCTGAAGCTATCAGGATTGATTCTACTAAGAGATATTTTAACTTCAAAGAAAAACAAGATGATGGGAGCTGGAAGTCTATTACTTTGAATTTTTCAGCACTGTAAGAGACTCACACGAAAACACGAAGAAGAAGATCAGTTGTCGGAAGTCGCTACTCCGTGAGCAACTCCCGTCATTAAGAAGAAGATCAGTTGTCGGAAGTCGCTACTCCGTGAGCAACTCCCGTCATTAAGAAGAAAAAAGAAAGTAAAAGTGAAGAATGGGTTGCCAGTGAGGAGGGCAAATGAATCCGGAAAAAAAGCGTGTGGGGTGCATGGTGCCTCTTTGTCAGGAACAATGGTGCAATGCTAAGAGAAAGAAGTTTTGTGCCCTCAGGCGCTGTTTTTTGGAGCATCAGAAGCAGGTTCGTAAAGCTGTGGCAGGCAATGTAGAACTTTATCACTATGTGTACTACTGGAGAAAAAAGAAGTGAATACGAAGTATAAGAAAATAAGAGCAAGGATTGAAGAGCTTAAAGGTAGTGGCTTTCGATTAAAAGACTGCTTTAGGATAGTGGCCGGGGAGTTCTTTTTATCTGAAGCAAGAGTGGCTGATATTTGGAGATTTAAGAAGAGTTGAAGAAGAAGACTTTTACACTAATTAGCACGAATTATAACGAATTAACACGAATAGGAGAAAAGAATGAATGAAAATAAAAAACAATGTGTGCACAAGTGGGTATTCATGGAGTCAAACAAGTTCTCTGAGTATAGAGGTAATCGAAATTATAATTACACTAAAGTAGATAGGTTTTACTGTGAAAAATGCTTAAAAACTAAAGAAATTAAACATGAAGAAACAAGCTGTGAAAGACCTGACTGGTACTAATAGGAGAAGAGTGAGGAAACATCAAATGTGTAATTGCTTTGAAAATCGTATTAAGAATATATGGGAAATTGAAGATAAAAGGCCCGTTGGAGATCCAATATTCACTGTTTCATATCCTTATATTTACATGAGAAACCGCAATTATTTTGTTCCGTTTCAAGTACTAAGATACGGTGGAGACAAGAAAATTATTGCTGAGGAAATGTTATTTTGTCCGTTTTGTGGAGATAGGATAATTTGTAGTGATGATGAATAAGGACTAATGACTATGACCACCAAAGAGAAGATTAACCTGATATATAATGAATTGAAAGAGATTGTAGGGCTTGAAATCCTGGAAGTCAAGACCCTGCAATTTCTGCAGAGGTTGAAGAAGAAAGAAGAAGCCACTAAATCCCCTAAAGGGGACTTTGAGAAGAGGGGGATAAATGCGGGTATATATAAACAGATAGTGGAAGAGCTTAACCAAAAGGCAGGGAAGCTTTATCGCTGGAATACTACAGAGACAAAGGCCTTAATTAGAGCCAGGTTGAATGATGGCTTTAGTCCTGAAGACTTTAGAAAGGTGATATTTATTAAAACAAAACAGTGGTTGGGAGATGAGAAGTTTACTCCTTACTTGCGACCTAAAACTTTGTTTAGTAGTAAATTTGAGGGATATTTGCAAGAATGGTATGCTTACCAGAAGAAACTTGATCAGCAGAAAGCTGAGTTTGAGAAAGCAAAGAGGATTGAGAGAGGAGAAGCTGATCCTGAAATAAGTCCGGAAGAAAGAAAGTCACAAATTGCCTGGGAGAAAAAGAAAGAAAGACTAATAGCTGAAGCTACTCCTGAAGACTGGCAAGATTATTATCACAATGAAAAGCTATTTAAAAAGAAAGCTTATACTCATGGGATTAAGGACCCTTTTATTAGAAATCTGTTTGCTTATTATTTAGATAAGAAGGAAAAAGAGAAGAATGGCGGAGAGAATCTCCACCGTCCGACAGAAGAGGCTCACACGAAGACACGAAGGCACGAAGAAGAAGAAGACCTTCACACGAATTAACGCGAATTAAAACGAATTACACGAATTAAGAGGAGAAAGAGATGAATTATAAGTACTTTGAAGTGGTGGATGCTAAACATAAAGAGCTAGTGAAAAAAGAACTATTAAACATAATGAAAGATAAGTTTGGAGATTCCTTTGACACCATATATGAAGATTTGATGGAAAATGGAAGTGTATTATCTTACAAATATTCAGCCAAAATGATTATAAACTATTGCATTGAAGAAGATAGGGTCTTATACAAAACTACTGCCGGCCTAAATGAAAAGGGAGGAGGTCTTCTTGCTCCAATCAGTGAAGAACTCTATAATGAACTTGTGGAAGATGATGAGGGGGAAGAATAAATAAGCTACTCCCTATGCCTCTTTAATAAAGGGGTATATGAAGTGGTTTTGATAAAAACTTGCTAATATAATAGTTACTAAAAAAAAGTTCTTGTTCGAATGATTATAAGAGAAATGAGTCAATATCGTATTATTACAAAGAATTTTATAATGAAATGTTAATAAAACAATACGTAAAAATAAATTTTCTTGACAGATTTAAAATGGATTATAATTTTTGAAAAAAAATAGGAGTTCTTATGGTACAAGCAAATGAAGATTGGTATGACAAAAGAATAACTTTAACAGTCGATAACTTGAGGTTATGGCCCAATAACCCTAGATTTGATGAAACCGATCTTGAAACAACTCGTGATTTTGCAAAATGTATTTCTGAAAGTAAGATTGATAAAAGTAGTTTCTTTAACCTTATTCAATCAATAATACAAAATGGATTTGTAAATATTGAACCGATTGTAGTATTTAAATACAAAAATAATGATAAATATTATGTAGCTGAAGGTAATCGAAGAGTCCTAGCTTTAAAACTACTAAGAAATCCAAAATTTGCTCCAAAGAGTATAAGGAGTTACATTTCAGCAGCTTCAAAAAAAATTAACCGTGATTCGATTAAGAAAATTAAAGTAATTGTATCTCCATCACTAAGTGATGCTCAATGGTATATAGGGCAGAGAAACAATATTTCTACTATAAAGCAATCTTGGACAAAATTACAGCAATGTAGGTGGGTAGCTGAGTTAGCAAAGGATGTTAACAATGATTTAAATCTCATAAGAAAAACTGCTCAGTTGTCAACTTCAGAAATTTTAAGAGTACTCAGGATAAATGCATTTAATAAGCTTATTAATACAGAGCTTATGCAAGAAGTGTTATCTCACGAGGAAATCTCAATAATGCAATCAAGAAATTTTCCAGTTAGTATAATTGAAAGATTTTACGATTCATCAATTGTCCAAGATAGGTGGGGGATAAAGTTTGATGGTCCCAATATAAGAATATATAACTTTGTAGATTTTATTATTTCATATGCAGAGTTGTTGAGAAGAGTTATTTCTAAAAATAATGAACTAATTAAAATCGACACAAGAACTATAACTACACACATTGAAGAGATTCTGGATAGCTTACCTTCAATAGATCTTTCTATTAAGAATTCACAATATACACTTAATATTTTTGAAGATATTGTTTTTGGTGATGAGATTATTGAAACTTTTGAGGAGACTATTGAAGAAGAAGAACAGACTAACGAGCAAAAATTTAGCAAAAACGAACATGTTCATAAAGAAAGTAAACGTTCACCCTTACTAAACAATACTAAGAGAAATAGATTAGTTCCCGAAAACGTTACTGTTAATACTGGTAATGCTAGAATTCAAGACTTGTTTAATGAACTAAAAGGATGTCCTATCCAAGGGAGAGAAAATATTATAGCTATCTCACTCAGAGTTTTATTTGAATTAGTTGTTTTAGATTACTTAATAAGGGAGAATCTAGACTCAGGACTCCTTTCAAAGCACAACAAAACAGATTTATCATATATAGGATTAAAAGACAGGTTAGTATATATAAGAACGTTAAAAAAAAAAAATAAAAAAGTCACTAAAATTATTAACGGTTTATTAAGACCAGAAAACGATTACTCAATTGATACTTTAAATATTTATATGCACAGTGAACAAACTTATGCAATAACTAGAGAAAGATTAGTTTGCTTTTTTGACTACCTGTTCCCATTACTACAAGAATTTTTAGTTTTAACGGTCCACAGATAGTAATGTATTATTCTCCTTTACGCTATCCAGGTGGTAAGAATAGGCTTTCTGCTTTCATTGGACAGCTATGCGTAGATAATGGCATCCATTCCCATTACATCGAGCCTTTTGCGGGTGGTGGTTCAGTAGCATTGTTCTTACTAATTGAAGGGTTTGTTGAGAAAATCACCATTAATGATAAAGATAGATCAATATATGCTCTTTGGTATTCAATATTGAATCATACAGATGTATTATGCGATTTAATCAAATTCTGCCCAATAAATGTTGATTATTGGAAAGTTCAGAAAAAAATACAAGAAAACAAAAATAATGTAGGTTTGTTAGAGCTAGGGTATTCTACCCTCTATTTAAACAGAACTAACAGATCTGGTATAATTAAAGCAGGAGTTATCGGAGGTCTAGATCAAACAGGTA
This genomic interval carries:
- a CDS encoding helix-turn-helix domain-containing protein translates to MSLAQEKTIKNYIYQMRTAFSLQEVHENTDVPKTSAFRILHKLLENGELEKTGASVSPQRYRAVLRAPKSPKGDFDKRAERISTVRQEEVEEKAEKLGVSTRTVYRIERRGYVKAPECEKSNKPDRYLHLDEVVELVRGKGLFTASEVVEAMDCRLEQAIGALDTLVSMGKIEKKTHEQFAVRYQYVENRRIS
- a CDS encoding ParB N-terminal domain-containing protein, which produces MVQANEDWYDKRITLTVDNLRLWPNNPRFDETDLETTRDFAKCISESKIDKSSFFNLIQSIIQNGFVNIEPIVVFKYKNNDKYYVAEGNRRVLALKLLRNPKFAPKSIRSYISAASKKINRDSIKKIKVIVSPSLSDAQWYIGQRNNISTIKQSWTKLQQCRWVAELAKDVNNDLNLIRKTAQLSTSEILRVLRINAFNKLINTELMQEVLSHEEISIMQSRNFPVSIIERFYDSSIVQDRWGIKFDGPNIRIYNFVDFIISYAELLRRVISKNNELIKIDTRTITTHIEEILDSLPSIDLSIKNSQYTLNIFEDIVFGDEIIETFEETIEEEEQTNEQKFSKNEHVHKESKRSPLLNNTKRNRLVPENVTVNTGNARIQDLFNELKGCPIQGRENIIAISLRVLFELVVLDYLIRENLDSGLLSKHNKTDLSYIGLKDRLVYIRTLKKKNKKVTKIINGLLRPENDYSIDTLNIYMHSEQTYAITRERLVCFFDYLFPLLQEFLVLTVHR
- a CDS encoding conserved phage C-terminal domain-containing protein, with product MTTKEKINLIYNELKEIVGLEILEVKTLQFLQRLKKKEEATKSPKGDFEKRGINAGIYKQIVEELNQKAGKLYRWNTTETKALIRARLNDGFSPEDFRKVIFIKTKQWLGDEKFTPYLRPKTLFSSKFEGYLQEWYAYQKKLDQQKAEFEKAKRIERGEADPEISPEERKSQIAWEKKKERLIAEATPEDWQDYYHNEKLFKKKAYTHGIKDPFIRNLFAYYLDKKEKEKNGGENLHRPTEEAHTKTRRHEEEEDLHTN
- a CDS encoding DUF3164 family protein — translated: MAEVIVDGRTKLWINPDGYEVPIRYIDKDDQNRDKLVTEVFSDVDKLVSDLTSFKSKLAKMVDDYLDSLAHKHNEKWKGNAVIMDFAEKYRIDVSISDKISFDNKLQIAKSKIDTYIKSLVKNAGKEIVMLINKAFNVDKKGNVDVKQILSLRTLKIEHLEWQEAMDLISEAIRIDSTKRYFNFKEKQDDGSWKSITLNFSAL